Part of the Brevibacillus brevis genome is shown below.
TTGCTTGAGCAGGTAAGCCGTCACGGAGGAGTCGACTCCGCCGGACATGCCGACAACGACGCGTGTATCCTCTGGTCGTTTCATGGTCTTTCTCCTCTATTTTCAATTTGTTCCTCTAACAGATTACCACGTTTCGCAAAACAAATCATGTGTTCTTGCACTTCTGCCGGAAATGAGTCAGACGCGCTTTGGTTTCCCTATAATAAAACGCCTGTCGCATGAAGGCAACAGGCGTTTGCATTTGCTTACTCGGCTTCCGAGACTTCATCCTTGATCTCCGAGCGATACCCTTCAATACTCTCGGCGCGGCGCTCGTTTTTTTCTTCGAGATTCGCCCGCTCTTCCGCCGACATTTCCTGCGAGTGAGCAGCTATATACGCTTGTGACTCGCGAATGTTCTCCTCCGTATTTTGCAGCATCTCCTGGAGCTTTTCTGCGTTGTCTGAACGATCATCCGGTTTCGCCATGTGAAAAAGCACTCCTTCGCAAGGTGTTTTCGTGGTGGATGCACCTATCCCATTTTGCTCCATTCGTGGCTGAATTATGTAAGCTCGTGCTATAATGCTGATACCCAACCCATCACGTAAAAGAAGGTTTCCAACATGGCATCTCTCGACCTCTTGGAGCGCAAACTGCTCAAGATCATTACCGACACGGACCCCGTCCGGTTGA
Proteins encoded:
- the tlp gene encoding small acid-soluble spore protein Tlp, with amino-acid sequence MAKPDDRSDNAEKLQEMLQNTEENIRESQAYIAAHSQEMSAEERANLEEKNERRAESIEGYRSEIKDEVSEAE